One genomic segment of Candidatus Angelobacter sp. includes these proteins:
- a CDS encoding sodium/solute symporter (Members of the Solute:Sodium Symporter (SSS), TC 2.A.21 as described in tcdb.org, catalyze solute:Na+ symport. Known solutes for members of the family include sugars, amino acids, nucleosides, inositols, vitamins, urea or anions, depending on the system.) codes for MTNLFQGNSYFETGDWLVIAGYLVGIILVGLWVGRGQKNTRDYFLGGRNIPWWGIGFSIVAAETSALTIIGVPGQAYGGDLGFIQIIIGYVLARIVLAVVMVPHYFQGEIYSPYQLFADRLGASARRTAGGMFLVSETLAAGMRVYVTCIPIQLMLGIHILPAIVLFVALSLVYTYVGGVKAVIWTDAVQFGLFLAGGVFTLLYIPQLFDGGFNEVFTKAHEAGKLAWLNTHFSLAAPFNLWMGIIGATVQVMSSHGAEQLIVQRVLACKTVADGRKALALSAVLILPLFLIFLLVGAMLWVYYRQFPIAIPIPETRPGIQANDYIYPIFMLTAVPNILKGFLIVAILSAAMSSVSSALTSLASVATMDFVRPLAAKPRTEEFYLRFSKVSTVGWAALLIVVAALTQHVESVLNAAFALRGLTSGALLGGLLLAVFWRKGRAVPVIAGMTTSLVAMVLISVFWKEKIFWPWYTLIGTLVTVVIAFGVSALTPGARAATTGPIEGAPVP; via the coding sequence ATGACGAATCTCTTTCAGGGCAACTCGTATTTTGAAACGGGCGACTGGCTGGTCATCGCCGGCTATCTCGTGGGAATCATCCTCGTCGGGCTTTGGGTTGGCAGGGGCCAGAAAAACACGCGCGATTATTTTCTCGGCGGCAGAAACATCCCCTGGTGGGGCATCGGCTTCTCCATCGTCGCCGCCGAGACCAGCGCGCTGACCATCATCGGCGTGCCGGGCCAGGCGTACGGCGGCGACCTCGGTTTTATCCAGATCATCATCGGGTACGTCCTCGCGCGCATCGTCCTCGCCGTGGTGATGGTGCCGCATTATTTCCAAGGGGAGATTTATTCGCCGTATCAACTCTTCGCCGACCGGCTCGGCGCTTCGGCGCGGCGGACGGCGGGCGGCATGTTCCTGGTCAGCGAAACGCTGGCCGCCGGCATGCGTGTGTATGTCACGTGCATTCCCATCCAGCTCATGCTCGGCATCCACATTCTCCCGGCGATTGTGTTGTTCGTCGCGCTGTCATTGGTTTACACGTACGTCGGCGGGGTCAAGGCGGTGATCTGGACCGACGCCGTGCAGTTCGGATTGTTCCTGGCGGGTGGGGTATTCACGCTGCTCTACATCCCGCAATTGTTCGATGGCGGCTTCAATGAAGTTTTCACCAAGGCGCATGAAGCCGGAAAACTGGCCTGGTTGAACACGCATTTCTCCCTCGCGGCGCCGTTCAACCTCTGGATGGGAATCATCGGCGCGACGGTGCAGGTGATGTCGTCCCACGGCGCGGAACAGCTCATCGTTCAGCGCGTGCTCGCCTGTAAGACGGTCGCCGACGGCCGCAAGGCGCTCGCCTTGAGCGCGGTGTTGATCCTGCCGCTGTTCCTGATTTTCCTGCTCGTCGGCGCCATGCTGTGGGTCTATTACCGCCAGTTTCCCATTGCCATTCCCATTCCCGAAACGCGCCCCGGCATTCAGGCGAACGATTACATCTATCCGATTTTCATGCTGACGGCGGTGCCGAACATTCTCAAAGGGTTCCTGATTGTGGCGATCCTTTCGGCGGCGATGTCGTCGGTGAGTTCCGCGCTCACGTCGCTGGCGTCGGTGGCGACGATGGACTTTGTAAGGCCGCTGGCGGCGAAACCCCGGACCGAGGAGTTTTATCTGCGCTTCAGCAAGGTCTCGACCGTCGGCTGGGCGGCGCTGCTGATTGTGGTGGCGGCGCTCACACAGCACGTCGAGTCGGTTCTCAACGCGGCGTTCGCGCTCCGCGGATTGACCAGCGGCGCGCTGCTGGGCGGCCTGCTACTGGCGGTGTTCTGGAGGAAGGGCCGCGCCGTGCCCGTCATCGCCGGCATGACAACTTCGCTCGTCGCGATGGTTTTGATCAGCGTGTTCTGGAAAGAGAAGATTTTCTGGCCGTGGTACACGCTTATAGGGACGCTGGTGACGGTGGTGATTGCCTTCGGCGTGTCCGCGCTGACCCCCGGCGCACGCGCAGCGACGACCGGTCCGATAGAGGGCGCCCCGGTCCCTTGA
- the bamD gene encoding outer membrane protein assembly factor BamD, with product MNRWTVRLALIAFCVLAFPFTSPAPLIYRPGEGWVYEAVGGGKWVRTRAKDQLEVAQTAFDNKDYSIAFKAARRTQKVWPQSDYAPQAQYLLGRCYEARHQDERAFKEYQKLLEKYPKIENYQEVLHREFEISNRFLAGQWFKLWGYIPFFPSMDKTVGMYEKLIKNGPYSEVAPQAQLNIGAARENQVSFFNRVDPFREAVKAYETASDRYREDKAVAAEALFKAGRAYYKQARKAEYDQGVAGQAIATFSDFIVLYPGDSRAPDAQRMIGELKTEQARGSFEVARFYEKKGRWDGALVYYNEALLKDPNSQYAEEAKQRIDAIKKRAETRTARK from the coding sequence ATGAACCGTTGGACTGTTCGCCTGGCGCTGATCGCATTTTGCGTGCTCGCCTTCCCCTTCACGAGTCCGGCGCCGCTGATTTATCGTCCGGGTGAAGGCTGGGTGTACGAAGCGGTCGGTGGCGGCAAATGGGTTCGCACCCGCGCCAAGGACCAACTGGAGGTCGCCCAGACGGCCTTCGACAACAAGGACTACTCCATCGCGTTCAAGGCCGCGCGTCGCACGCAGAAGGTCTGGCCGCAGTCCGATTACGCCCCCCAGGCGCAATATCTTTTGGGCCGCTGCTACGAGGCCAGGCATCAGGATGAGCGGGCTTTCAAGGAGTACCAGAAGCTGCTCGAAAAATACCCGAAGATTGAGAATTATCAGGAGGTGCTGCACCGCGAGTTTGAAATCTCCAACCGTTTTCTGGCCGGCCAATGGTTCAAGCTCTGGGGTTACATCCCTTTTTTTCCTTCGATGGACAAAACGGTCGGCATGTATGAGAAGCTGATCAAGAACGGCCCGTACAGCGAGGTCGCGCCGCAGGCCCAGTTGAACATCGGAGCCGCGCGCGAAAACCAGGTCAGCTTTTTCAACCGCGTGGACCCGTTCCGCGAGGCGGTCAAGGCCTATGAGACGGCGTCCGACCGTTATCGCGAGGACAAGGCCGTCGCCGCCGAGGCGCTCTTCAAGGCCGGCCGCGCCTATTACAAGCAGGCGCGCAAGGCCGAATACGACCAGGGTGTCGCCGGCCAGGCCATTGCCACGTTCAGCGATTTCATCGTGCTCTACCCCGGCGACTCGCGCGCGCCCGACGCGCAACGGATGATCGGCGAACTCAAGACAGAACAGGCGCGCGGCAGCTTCGAGGTCGCCCGGTTCTACGAGAAAAAGGGACGGTGGGACGGCGCGCTGGTTTATTACAATGAAGCCCTGCTCAAGGACCCCAATTCGCAATACGCGGAGGAAGCCAAGCAACGCATCGACGCCATCAAAAAGCGGGCTGAGACCCGCACGGCCCGGAAATAA
- a CDS encoding LptE family protein, translated as MALLCVAGLALGLCGCAGYRLGPTNPESTGGRTIQVNYFENKTMEPRLADAVNHALRKSLQQDGSYRLNTGGDADIIVNGSILKYERQGVSFLPNDVITVRDYQVTMTVRVTATERVSGKVLLDRDVTGRTTVRVGSDLPSVERQALPLLADNLARNATTLLVEGTW; from the coding sequence ATGGCACTGCTCTGCGTCGCGGGTCTGGCCCTCGGGCTGTGCGGGTGCGCGGGATACCGGCTCGGCCCGACGAACCCGGAATCGACCGGCGGACGGACGATCCAGGTGAATTACTTTGAGAACAAAACGATGGAACCGCGCCTCGCCGACGCGGTCAACCACGCGCTGCGCAAGAGCCTGCAACAGGACGGCTCGTACCGGCTCAACACGGGCGGCGACGCCGACATCATCGTGAACGGCTCCATTTTGAAGTATGAGCGGCAGGGTGTTTCGTTTCTGCCGAACGACGTGATCACGGTGCGCGACTATCAGGTCACGATGACCGTGAGGGTCACCGCCACGGAACGCGTCAGCGGCAAGGTCCTTCTCGACCGCGACGTGACGGGCCGCACCACCGTGCGCGTGGGCTCGGACCTGCCGAGCGTCGAGCGTCAGGCGCTGCCTCTGCTGGCGGACAACCTGGCGAGAAACGCGACGACATTACTGGTGGAAGGAACCTGGTAG
- a CDS encoding PQQ-binding-like beta-propeller repeat protein, producing the protein MLAATRLLAGDWPQWHGPSRDCRIPDGEPLPASLPGDLKAVWKTPVGSGFSSPVVAGGRLVYLDENGKEEVAHLLDAATGKEIWKVPFADRFEDEWGSGPRSTPFVDGDRVYAQSCSGEFRCFALADGKVIWGTSFQKDFGVKFLGSKASSGTATRRGNNGSGIADGGAVIVPVGSTEGATLVAFDKLTGKILWKSGDDEAAYSSPLIATLAGVRQIVYLSADSLAGYDPNNGKILWRVPLKTGAKRHACSPVILGDTVTVNSYTLGTLCFSIAKDGAGLKAARVWVNTDLKTNLGTAVPSGGYLFNQGANRDYVCFDAATGEIKWSQAGFGQGKKDYSSSIVAGKKLLVLNEEGTLLLLAATPTKYTELGRAQVCGNTWSFPAYAGGKLYVRDGRQLACYNLANEN; encoded by the coding sequence ATGCTTGCCGCGACTCGGCTGCTCGCGGGCGACTGGCCGCAATGGCACGGGCCGTCGCGCGATTGCCGGATTCCCGACGGCGAGCCGTTGCCCGCCTCGTTGCCGGGCGATCTGAAGGCCGTCTGGAAAACTCCTGTCGGCAGCGGCTTTTCTTCGCCCGTCGTGGCCGGAGGCAGGCTGGTGTATCTGGACGAAAACGGGAAAGAAGAGGTCGCGCACCTGCTGGATGCGGCGACGGGAAAAGAAATCTGGAAAGTTCCATTTGCCGACCGCTTCGAGGATGAGTGGGGCTCCGGTCCGCGCAGCACTCCGTTCGTGGACGGCGACCGCGTCTATGCCCAATCATGTTCCGGCGAGTTCCGGTGCTTCGCTCTGGCTGATGGAAAAGTGATCTGGGGAACAAGCTTTCAAAAGGATTTCGGCGTCAAATTTCTCGGCTCGAAAGCCAGCTCCGGCACCGCGACGCGCCGCGGGAACAACGGCTCCGGCATCGCGGACGGCGGCGCGGTGATCGTGCCCGTCGGCAGCACCGAAGGCGCGACGCTGGTCGCCTTCGACAAGCTCACGGGCAAGATCCTGTGGAAATCGGGAGACGACGAGGCGGCTTATTCGTCGCCACTGATTGCCACGCTCGCGGGTGTCCGGCAGATCGTTTATCTCTCCGCGGATTCGCTGGCGGGTTACGATCCGAACAATGGCAAAATCCTTTGGCGCGTGCCGTTGAAGACCGGCGCGAAGCGACACGCCTGTTCGCCCGTCATCCTCGGCGACACGGTGACGGTGAACTCATACACACTGGGCACTCTCTGTTTCAGCATTGCGAAGGATGGCGCCGGCCTGAAAGCCGCCCGGGTCTGGGTGAACACGGACCTGAAGACAAATCTCGGCACGGCGGTCCCCTCGGGCGGCTATCTGTTCAACCAGGGCGCGAACCGGGATTACGTCTGCTTTGACGCCGCGACCGGGGAAATCAAGTGGTCGCAGGCCGGATTCGGCCAGGGCAAAAAGGATTATTCCTCCTCCATTGTGGCCGGGAAAAAGCTGCTTGTGTTGAACGAGGAAGGCACCTTGCTGTTGCTGGCGGCGACTCCGACGAAGTACACCGAACTGGGGCGCGCGCAGGTCTGTGGCAACACCTGGAGTTTTCCCGCATACGCCGGTGGCAAATTGTACGTCCGCGACGGACGCCAGCTTGCGTGTTACAATCTGGCAAACGAAAATTGA